The following are encoded together in the Panicum virgatum strain AP13 chromosome 6K, P.virgatum_v5, whole genome shotgun sequence genome:
- the LOC120712614 gene encoding L-type lectin-domain containing receptor kinase SIT2-like, with translation MLDVWNTPFIVCLLLSLSSSLVATNESQVQFSYSGFGGANLSLDGVAAVRPDGLLQLTNSTDVKGYAFYPTPLHFRKSPNSMVQSFSVSLVFGIQSDFTDVSVDGMTFFVAPSKNFSSAFANHFLGLFNDQTDGNTNNHIFAVELDTFQNSELKDIDNNHVGFDINSLISIEAKSAGFYDNQTDKFKNMTLSSGEPMQLWIDYDSDTMQIKATLAPLNVTSRPVKPLLVSTFNLSSVLMEPSYIGFSGATGPLNTLYYVLGWSFGMNSPAPAINITNLPKLPQGHRKGRSTVLEIVLPIATGFFVLTVGTTIVILLRRQLRYAELREDWEAEFGPHRFSYRDLYEATDGFKNKNLLGTGGFGKVYKGVLPKSKFDVAVKKVSHESRQGMKEFITEVVTIGRLRHRNLVQLLGYCRRKDELILVYDYMENGSLDTYLYSENGKPVLDWTQRFSIIKGIATGLFYLHEKWEKVVIHRDIKASNVLLDSEMNGRLGDFGLARLYDHGTDLQTTHVVGTMGYLAPELLRSGKSSPLTDVFAFGAFLLEVTCGQRPIKHATEDMHFLLVDWVLEHWHRGSLMQTVDGKLQGSYNEEEVNLVLKLALLCLHPLSTARPSMRQVMEYLDGEMPLPDIAPTRLSTSMLSMMQHNGFTSSILSYPDLTTSVGTFSGLSGGR, from the coding sequence ATGCTCGACGTGTGGAACACACCTTTCATCGTGTGCCTTCTCCTCTCCCTCAGCTCTAGCCTTGTAGCCACCAATGAGTCTCAAGTACAATTTTCCTACTCAGGGTTTGGAGGTGCTAACCTCTCCCTCGACGGAGTTGCTGCTGTAAGACCAGATGGGCTCCTTCAACTGACAAACAGCACCGATGTTAAAGGTTATGCATTCTACCCAACTCCTCTGCATTTTCGCAAGTCACCCAATAGCATGGTGCAGTCCTTCTCAGTCTCCTTGGTGTTTGGTATCCAATCTGACTTCACCGATGTAAGCGTCGATGGAATGACTTTCTTTGTTGCTCCCAGCAAGAACTTTTCCAGTGCCTTTGCAAATCACTTCCTTGGCCTCTTCAATGACCAGACCGATGGCAACACTAACAACCACATCTTTGCTGTTGAGCTAGACACTTTCCAAAACAGTGAGCTCAAAGATATCGACAATAACCATGTTGGTTTTGACATCAACAGTTTGATCTCAATAGAAGCCAAATCTGCTGGATTCTATGATAACCAGACTGataaattcaaaaatatgaCACTGAGTAGTGGCGAGCCAATGCAATTATGGATCGACTACGATTCAGATACCATGCAAATTAAGGCAACCTTAGCTCCCCTGAACGTAACAAGCAGACCTGTAAAACCATTGCTTGTTTCCACCTTTAACCTCTCTAGTGTGCTTATGGAACCATCATACATCGGCTTCTCAGGTGCCACTGGACCACTCAATACACTATACTATGTTCTTGGCTGGAGCTTTGGTATGAACAGTCCTGCTCCTGCAATCAACATCACCAATTTGCCAAAGCTCCCTCAAGGCCATCGGAAGGGTCGGTCAACAGTGTTGGAGATCGTCCTTCCAATTGCCACTGGGTTTTTTGTCCTGACAGTAGGTACAACCATAGTAATTCTCTTAAGAAGGCAATTAAGGTATGCTGAGCTGCGGGAAGATTGGGAGGCAGAATTTGGACCACATAGATTCTCATACAGAGATTTGTATGAAGCTACTGATGGATTCAAGAACAAGAATCTCCTGGGCACCGGAGGATTCGGCAAAGTTTACAAAGGTGTTCTGCCAAAGTCAAAATTCGATGTAGCTGTGAAGAAGGTGTCCCATGAGTCAAGACAAGGAATGAAGGAGTTCATCACTGAGGTTGTTACTATTGGTCGCCTTCGACACCGCAATCTTGTTCAGCTCCTTGGCTACTGTCGGCGTAAAGATGAACTCATTCTTGTATATGATTATATGGAAAATGGTAGCCTTGATACATATCTGTATTCTGAGAATGGAAAGCCCGTGCTAGATTGGACCCAAAGGTTTTCTATCATTAAAGGAATTGCTACTGGCTTATTTTATCTACATGAGAAGTGGGAGAAAGTTGTTATTCACAGAGATATTAAGGCAAGCAATGTGCTTCTTGATAGCGAAATGAATGGAAGACTGGGTGATTTTGGCTTAGCAAGGTTATATGATCATGGTACTGATTTACAAACCACGCATGTGGTTGGAACCATGGGCTACCTTGCCCCCGAGCTGTTACGTTCCGGAAAGTCATCTCCTCTAACTGATGTGTTTGCCTTTGGTGCATTCCTTCTTGAGGTAACTTGTGGGCAAAGACCAATCAAGCATGCTACAGAAGACATGCATTTTTTGCTAGTCGACTGGGTACTTGAGCACTGGCACCGTGGTTCGCTCATGCAAACAGTGGATGGAAAACTCCAAGGTAGCTACAACGAGGAGGAGGTCAACTTGGTGCTCAAACTAGCCCTCTTGTGTTTACATCCGTTATCTACAGCAAGGCCTAGCATGAGACAAGTGATGGAGTATCTTGATGGTGAGATGCCACTACCAGACATAGCACCAACACGTCTAAGCACCAGCATGCTATCCATGATGCAACACAACGGATTCACTTCATCAATCCTCTCCTATCCTGATCTAACGACCAGTGTCGGCACATTCTCTGGTTTATCAGGCggaagatga